A stretch of the Acidimicrobiales bacterium genome encodes the following:
- a CDS encoding MotA/TolQ/ExbB proton channel family protein, with amino-acid sequence MTPAGIVLALAALFVAMVMGGGKPASIIDVSSLILVFGGTIGATLAGMTRKEARRLPRVLAVAMRRQRGRDPVAFTNHLLELAREARTGGMKVIEAELPEAKSDPFTRTGVELIATTSDPERVRAVLEAEVLGMLERHRAGYKAFQDMAGFAPTIGILGTVVGLVHVLGSLTSPGRLGPAIATAFTATLWGVLSANIFWLPIANKLRHLSQNEQAYKELVIEGLLAVQEGLSGPQLRDRLEPFLAPHERPSERAEAA; translated from the coding sequence GTGACCCCCGCCGGCATCGTCCTCGCGCTCGCCGCGCTCTTCGTCGCGATGGTGATGGGGGGCGGCAAGCCAGCCTCGATCATCGACGTGTCCTCGCTCATCCTCGTCTTCGGCGGGACGATCGGCGCCACGCTCGCCGGGATGACGCGCAAGGAGGCACGCCGGCTCCCGCGCGTGCTCGCGGTGGCGATGCGCAGACAGCGCGGCCGCGACCCCGTAGCGTTCACGAACCACCTCCTCGAGCTGGCGCGCGAGGCGCGCACCGGCGGGATGAAGGTCATCGAGGCGGAGCTGCCCGAGGCGAAGAGCGACCCGTTCACCCGCACCGGCGTCGAGCTCATCGCCACGACCTCCGACCCCGAGCGCGTGCGCGCCGTCCTCGAGGCCGAGGTGCTCGGGATGCTCGAGCGCCACCGCGCCGGCTACAAGGCCTTCCAGGACATGGCCGGCTTCGCGCCGACGATCGGCATCCTCGGGACCGTCGTCGGCCTCGTGCACGTCCTCGGCAGCCTGACCTCGCCCGGCCGCCTCGGCCCGGCGATCGCAACCGCCTTCACCGCGACCCTGTGGGGCGTGCTGTCGGCGAACATCTTCTGGCTGCCGATCGCCAACAAGCTGAGGCACCTCTCGCAGAACGAGCAGGCGTACAAGGAGCTCGTCATCGAGGGCCTGCTCGCCGTCCAGGAGGGACTGTCCGGCCCGCAGCTTCGCGACCGGCTCGAGCCCTTCCTCGCCCCGCACGAGCGCCCCTCCGAGCGCGCGGAGGCGGCGTGA
- a CDS encoding flagellar motor protein MotB, producing MRRTPEPGHEGPAGMERWLLTYSDMITLLLVLFIVLYALSSLNHVKYAQFERGVATSFNDGPAQPSSARTRPSPTTGREEVLAGEASLRRLEAELRAALRRAGLLQDTTISIGPLGLTVGLVTEKTFYSIDSASLSTLGDRIVDVAAHVLRRYRNPISVDGYTDNEPILGGPFQTNWQLSAQRAVNVVQRLQADRVRPSQLYAVGFGQYHPSVPNNSARHRAENRRVDIVVSRPGQKVTIS from the coding sequence ATGCGACGGACGCCCGAGCCCGGCCACGAGGGCCCCGCCGGCATGGAGCGGTGGCTGCTCACCTACTCGGACATGATCACGCTGCTCCTCGTGCTCTTCATCGTCCTCTACGCCCTGTCGAGCCTCAACCACGTGAAGTACGCGCAGTTCGAGCGGGGGGTCGCGACGTCGTTCAACGACGGCCCCGCCCAGCCGTCCTCGGCGCGCACGCGCCCGAGCCCGACCACCGGGCGCGAGGAGGTGCTCGCCGGCGAGGCCTCGCTGCGGCGCCTCGAGGCGGAGCTGCGCGCCGCGCTGCGGCGCGCCGGGCTGCTCCAGGACACGACGATCTCGATCGGCCCCCTCGGCCTCACGGTGGGGCTCGTGACCGAGAAGACCTTCTACTCGATCGACTCGGCGTCCCTGTCGACCCTCGGCGACCGCATCGTCGACGTCGCGGCGCACGTGCTCCGCCGCTACCGCAACCCGATCAGCGTCGACGGCTACACCGACAACGAGCCGATCCTCGGGGGGCCGTTCCAGACGAACTGGCAGCTGTCCGCCCAGCGCGCGGTGAACGTCGTCCAGCGTCTCCAGGCCGACCGAGTCCGGCCGAGCCAGCTGTACGCCGTGGGCTTCGGCCAGTACCACCCGAGCGTGCCGAACAACTCGGCGCGCCACCGCGCCGAGAACCGGCGCGTCGACATCGTCGTCTCGCGCCCCGGCCAGAAGGTGACCATCTCGTGA
- a CDS encoding flagellar motor switch protein FliM has product MSPIRSHDFRHAETIDRAYLRTLNAIFDAFARHASIDLSTQTRHACELAFESLAERPWRDAGLLVGERPYVVTFGAHPLPGQGALILPVEAAMRILELRLGGGDSAPYDGHLEPTETDYGLLGPVFQSLLDELARSMARAVPIHARVVNQESSLQFVQFASPAEMCLWASFSLHTGGDEPAACQVCLPFPAVRQLVDLLREASRPPEDTGGDAIAQAVLRVPIEVRLEVPPVELAPLEAAALQPGDVVPLHHPKDRPFDVRAGNVLVARARPGRVGSKVVCSIVEEVSPA; this is encoded by the coding sequence GTGAGCCCGATCCGCTCCCACGACTTCCGCCACGCCGAGACCATCGACCGCGCCTACCTGCGCACCTTGAACGCGATCTTCGACGCGTTCGCCCGCCACGCCTCGATCGACCTGTCGACCCAGACGCGCCACGCCTGCGAGCTCGCCTTCGAGTCCCTCGCGGAGCGACCGTGGCGCGACGCCGGCCTCCTCGTCGGCGAGCGGCCCTACGTCGTGACGTTCGGCGCGCACCCGCTCCCCGGGCAGGGCGCGCTCATCCTGCCCGTCGAGGCGGCGATGCGCATCCTCGAGCTGCGCCTCGGCGGCGGCGACAGCGCCCCCTACGACGGGCACCTCGAGCCGACCGAGACCGACTACGGCCTGCTCGGCCCCGTCTTCCAGAGCCTGCTCGACGAGCTCGCCCGGTCGATGGCGCGCGCCGTCCCCATCCACGCCAGGGTGGTCAACCAGGAGAGCAGCCTCCAGTTCGTCCAGTTCGCGAGCCCCGCCGAGATGTGCCTGTGGGCGAGCTTCAGCCTCCACACCGGTGGCGACGAGCCGGCCGCCTGCCAGGTGTGCCTGCCCTTCCCCGCCGTTCGCCAGCTCGTCGACCTCCTGCGCGAGGCCAGCCGACCCCCCGAGGACACCGGCGGCGACGCGATCGCGCAGGCCGTGCTGCGCGTCCCGATCGAGGTCCGCCTCGAGGTCCCCCCCGTCGAGCTCGCGCCCCTCGAGGCTGCCGCCCTCCAGCCGGGAGACGTCGTGCCCCTCCACCACCCGAAGGACCGCCCCTTCGACGTGCGCGCCGGCAACGTCCTCGTCGCGCGGGCGCGGCCCGGGCGCGTCGGCTCGAAGGTCGTCTGCTCGATCGTCGAGGAGGTGAGCCCCGCGTGA
- the fliN gene encoding flagellar motor switch protein FliN: MSVPFEEPGEAEVVLGGDEAWERRLARLSDVPLRISVQIGQTKLPIAQVLQLREGHVIELDRQVGAPVDVVANEHVVIARGEVVEVDDEYGVRITEIVAGALE, translated from the coding sequence GTGAGCGTTCCGTTCGAGGAGCCGGGGGAGGCCGAGGTCGTGCTCGGCGGCGACGAGGCCTGGGAGCGCAGGCTGGCGCGCCTGAGCGACGTGCCGCTGCGCATCTCGGTGCAGATCGGCCAGACGAAGCTGCCCATCGCCCAGGTGCTCCAGCTGCGCGAGGGGCACGTGATCGAGCTCGACCGCCAGGTCGGCGCGCCGGTCGACGTCGTCGCCAACGAGCACGTCGTCATCGCCCGCGGCGAGGTCGTCGAGGTCGACGACGAGTACGGGGTGCGGATCACCGAGATCGTCGCCGGAGCGCTCGAGTAG
- a CDS encoding flagellar biosynthetic protein FliO: MATFSLFVRMLVALGVTLGLLYAVARVARAAQGRGLGRRHERARSPARRPPIEVLARRALSRSSGISIVRVGRRVFVLATAHERVECLGELQPGELEEQLGQSPPGTAGSEDRLPSAWDAAISTLRELTVRR; encoded by the coding sequence GTGGCCACCTTCTCCCTGTTCGTGCGCATGCTCGTGGCGCTCGGCGTCACCCTCGGTCTCCTCTACGCGGTGGCGCGCGTCGCCCGGGCGGCGCAGGGCCGGGGCCTCGGGCGCCGCCACGAGCGCGCGCGCTCGCCGGCCCGCCGGCCACCGATCGAGGTCCTCGCCCGGCGCGCCCTGTCGCGCTCGAGCGGCATCTCGATCGTGCGCGTCGGCAGGCGCGTCTTCGTCCTCGCCACGGCCCACGAGCGCGTCGAGTGCCTCGGCGAGCTCCAGCCGGGCGAGCTCGAGGAACAGCTCGGCCAGAGCCCGCCAGGGACGGCGGGCTCGGAGGATCGCCTCCCCTCAGCATGGGACGCTGCCATCTCGACGCTCAGGGAGCTGACCGTCCGGCGCTAG
- the fliP gene encoding flagellar type III secretion system pore protein FliP (The bacterial flagellar biogenesis protein FliP forms a type III secretion system (T3SS)-type pore required for flagellar assembly.), which produces MSPLALAGPSPSVTIDLRGLHSPSTSILVVVALTLLSVAPSLLVLLTGFTRIFIVLGLTRNALGLQSIPPNQVLAGIALFLSLFVMAPVLSQINHDAVQPYLHGKVDATTAIKAAETPLKSWMLRQTRANELALFRSAAHEHGSPASLPMTTVVPAFVLSEVESAFVIGFVVFIPFMVIDLVVSSVLMSMGMFMLPPTLVSLPFKILLFVLVDGWALVVHTLLSSFH; this is translated from the coding sequence GTGAGCCCCCTCGCGCTCGCCGGGCCGAGCCCGTCGGTCACGATCGACCTGAGGGGCCTGCACAGCCCCTCGACGTCGATCCTCGTCGTCGTGGCGCTCACCCTGCTCTCGGTGGCGCCCTCGCTGCTCGTCCTGCTCACCGGGTTCACCCGGATCTTCATCGTGCTCGGCCTGACGCGCAACGCCCTCGGCCTCCAGTCGATCCCGCCGAACCAGGTGCTGGCGGGGATCGCCCTGTTCCTCTCCCTCTTCGTCATGGCCCCGGTGCTCTCGCAGATCAACCACGACGCCGTCCAGCCCTACCTGCACGGCAAGGTCGACGCCACGACGGCCATCAAGGCGGCCGAGACGCCACTGAAGTCGTGGATGCTGCGCCAGACGCGTGCGAACGAGCTCGCCCTGTTCCGCTCGGCCGCGCACGAGCACGGCTCGCCGGCGTCGCTGCCGATGACGACGGTCGTGCCCGCCTTCGTGCTCTCGGAGGTGGAGAGCGCCTTCGTCATCGGCTTCGTCGTGTTCATCCCCTTTATGGTGATCGACCTCGTCGTCTCGTCGGTCCTCATGTCGATGGGGATGTTCATGCTGCCCCCCACCCTCGTCTCGCTCCCCTTCAAGATCCTCCTGTTCGTGCTCGTCGACGGCTGGGCGCTCGTGGTGCACACCTTGCTGTCGAGCTTCCACTGA
- the fliQ gene encoding flagellar biosynthesis protein FliQ yields MSSATAVNLLAQAIVLVVKLAGPVLVATLVVGLTISLVQAVTSVQEFTLTFLPKLVAVAAILAVSGHWMVSQLVDYTDQLFRSIPALLGS; encoded by the coding sequence ATGAGCTCCGCGACGGCCGTCAACCTCCTCGCCCAGGCGATCGTCCTCGTGGTGAAGCTCGCCGGGCCGGTCCTCGTCGCGACGCTCGTCGTCGGCCTCACCATCTCCCTCGTCCAGGCCGTCACCTCGGTGCAGGAGTTCACCCTCACCTTCCTGCCGAAGCTCGTCGCGGTGGCCGCCATCCTCGCCGTCTCGGGCCACTGGATGGTGAGCCAGCTCGTCGACTACACGGACCAGCTCTTCCGCTCGATCCCCGCGCTCCTCGGTTCGTGA
- a CDS encoding flagellar biosynthetic protein FliR produces MTLNLDAVALVAFLLALVRATAFLLACPPFAGSAIPLAARAALAGGLALAAVGPASRSPLPASTAGLVGALLVQVLVGAAMGFVVQLFVGALRSAGVLVDQFSGLNLPPALDPLGLDQTPVIGQCYEWLATVLVFSSGAVLLLVRGFLTSFQVVSTRLPGADVARLPAVLGADLVGFFAASAEVAAPVVAVLLAAQLLLGLLAKAAPQTNVYALGFGLQLLVGLSVLAVSLAGVPADLTNLLGRGLAQLFGGG; encoded by the coding sequence GTGACGCTCAACCTCGACGCCGTCGCGCTCGTCGCCTTCCTCCTCGCGCTCGTGCGCGCCACCGCCTTCCTCCTCGCCTGCCCACCCTTCGCCGGGAGCGCCATCCCGCTCGCGGCGCGCGCCGCGCTCGCGGGCGGCCTCGCCCTCGCGGCCGTCGGGCCGGCCTCGCGCTCCCCGCTGCCGGCCAGCACCGCCGGCCTCGTCGGCGCCCTCCTCGTCCAGGTGCTCGTCGGCGCGGCGATGGGCTTCGTCGTCCAGCTCTTCGTCGGGGCGCTCCGGTCCGCTGGCGTGCTCGTCGACCAGTTCTCCGGGCTCAACCTGCCCCCCGCGCTCGACCCGCTCGGCCTCGACCAGACGCCGGTCATCGGCCAGTGCTACGAGTGGCTGGCGACGGTCCTCGTCTTCTCCAGCGGCGCCGTCCTCCTCCTCGTCCGGGGGTTCCTCACGAGCTTCCAGGTGGTCTCGACACGGCTGCCCGGTGCCGACGTCGCGCGCCTGCCCGCGGTGCTCGGCGCCGACCTCGTCGGCTTCTTCGCCGCGTCCGCCGAGGTGGCGGCGCCGGTCGTCGCCGTGCTCCTCGCCGCACAGCTCCTCCTCGGCCTGCTCGCCAAGGCAGCGCCCCAGACGAACGTCTACGCGCTCGGCTTCGGCCTCCAGCTCCTCGTCGGCCTGAGCGTCCTCGCCGTCTCGCTCGCCGGCGTGCCGGCGGACCTCACGAACCTCCTCGGACGAGGCCTCGCCCAGCTCTTCGGAGGCGGCTGA
- a CDS encoding EscU/YscU/HrcU family type III secretion system export apparatus switch protein, with protein sequence MAAGEVRSERPTPKRRSEARRQGRVARSAELASWLTLLVLAWALPALGGRAWSLAAGLAASLTAAAGAADPGQALALLARGLWTFLAASLPIVAAVAAAGLAANLAQVGFHLSPGALGFRLVRVSPSAGLRRIASSAGLFGLALGAARLALLAAAGYATVRRLVAELLAPGTLPLATTVTLGGAGLLALVREVAVAALVLAFADYAFQRHRHQASLKMTREEVRREARETELAPEVRRALRRRRRGLTRLQLLAAAANADVVVVNPTHYAAALAYDRTRDVAPRLVAKGADELALALKAAAVEHGVAVVEDRGLARALHDACEVGDLVPPRLYEAVARLLAFVYRLSPAARALVEVHHLAA encoded by the coding sequence ATGGCAGCCGGCGAGGTGCGCAGCGAGAGGCCCACGCCCAAGCGCCGGTCGGAGGCCCGGCGCCAGGGGCGCGTCGCGCGCTCGGCCGAGCTCGCCTCCTGGCTCACGCTGCTCGTCCTCGCCTGGGCGCTGCCGGCCCTCGGCGGCCGCGCCTGGTCCCTCGCGGCGGGGCTCGCCGCGAGCCTGACCGCGGCGGCCGGAGCTGCGGACCCGGGCCAGGCGCTCGCGCTCCTCGCCCGAGGCCTGTGGACCTTCCTCGCGGCGAGCCTCCCGATCGTCGCCGCGGTCGCTGCGGCCGGCCTCGCGGCGAACCTGGCGCAGGTCGGCTTCCACCTGTCGCCGGGGGCGCTCGGCTTCCGCCTCGTGCGCGTCAGCCCGAGCGCGGGGCTGCGGCGGATCGCCTCGAGCGCGGGGCTCTTCGGCCTGGCGCTCGGCGCGGCCCGCCTCGCGCTGCTCGCCGCCGCCGGCTACGCGACCGTGCGCCGCCTGGTCGCCGAGCTGCTCGCCCCCGGCACCCTCCCACTCGCCACGACCGTCACGCTCGGGGGGGCCGGCCTGCTCGCACTGGTGCGCGAGGTCGCGGTCGCCGCCCTCGTCCTCGCCTTCGCCGACTACGCCTTCCAGCGGCACCGCCACCAGGCGTCGCTCAAGATGACCAGGGAGGAGGTGCGGCGCGAGGCGCGCGAGACGGAGCTCGCCCCCGAGGTGCGACGCGCGCTGCGCCGCCGGCGACGGGGTCTCACGCGCCTGCAGCTGCTCGCCGCGGCGGCGAACGCCGACGTCGTGGTCGTGAACCCGACCCACTACGCCGCCGCGCTCGCCTACGACCGCACGCGCGACGTCGCCCCCCGCCTCGTCGCCAAGGGCGCCGACGAGCTCGCGCTCGCCCTCAAGGCCGCGGCCGTCGAGCACGGGGTGGCGGTCGTCGAGGACCGAGGGCTCGCGCGGGCGCTGCACGACGCGTGCGAGGTGGGCGACCTCGTCCCCCCGCGGCTGTACGAGGCGGTGGCCCGCCTCCTCGCCTTCGTCTACCGGCTCTCGCCCGCAGCGCGCGCCCTCGTCGAGGTCCACCACCTCGCCGCCTAG
- the flhA gene encoding flagellar biosynthesis protein FlhA: protein MAGIAVARRGAAPSNARVLAVPIAVVAVVVMLVIPLPTILLDLLITANITASLLVLLTAMHVRRPLEFSVFPTLLLVLTVFRLALNVSATRLVLLHGYAGVVIQSFGHFVVGGQLLVGLVVFLILIVIQFVVITNGAGRVAEVAARFTLDAMPGKQMSVDADLASGLINQDQARERRREIADEADFYGAMDGASKFVRGDAVAAIVITAVNLLGGLAVGVLQHHDSLSAAVSTYSLLSVGDGLVSQIPALLLSLSTGIIVTRAAGEDDLASNVVGQLARHRRVVRTAAVVIGLLALVPGLPTLPFALVGVALYLLGGRLPADPTPEQPVPAAAPAPASDDSPGQLARRSKVLPLELELGVELVALADRARGGDLLDRVQALRRNMVEEIGIVIPPVHARDNDRLAPSEYAIKVHGVVVGTGTLPRGKLLALGAGLGLVPGEETRDPAFGGPAKWIGPEVRHRALAAGATVVERSAVVTTHLAEVVRRHAGSLVSRQDVRVLLDAVKADHPAVLEELTAAGLTLGSVQGVLRGLLDEGVPVRDLVRILEAITDQAASARDPDSLLEAARLALGPTIAASLARRGVVSAITLEPVLEQSLVAALQVGERGRVIARPAEELDALVADIERHVGAAEGRGKEPVLVCSSRLRPALRRLLAARLPHLPVLGASEIASQVSVETIGVVSRAEPAAV, encoded by the coding sequence GTGGCCGGGATCGCAGTCGCCCGACGCGGCGCAGCGCCGTCGAACGCGAGGGTGCTCGCGGTGCCGATCGCCGTCGTCGCCGTCGTCGTGATGCTCGTCATCCCGCTCCCGACGATCCTCCTCGACCTCCTCATCACGGCCAACATCACGGCGTCGCTCCTCGTGCTGCTCACCGCGATGCACGTGCGGCGCCCGCTCGAGTTCTCGGTGTTCCCGACGCTGCTGCTCGTGCTCACCGTCTTCCGCCTCGCCCTCAACGTCTCGGCGACGCGCCTCGTCCTGCTCCACGGCTACGCGGGGGTGGTCATCCAGAGCTTCGGCCACTTCGTCGTCGGCGGCCAGCTGCTCGTCGGCCTCGTGGTCTTCCTCATCCTCATCGTCATCCAGTTCGTCGTGATCACGAACGGCGCCGGTCGCGTCGCGGAGGTGGCCGCGCGCTTCACCCTGGACGCCATGCCCGGCAAGCAGATGTCGGTCGACGCCGACCTCGCGTCGGGGCTCATCAACCAGGACCAGGCGCGCGAGCGGCGACGGGAGATCGCCGACGAGGCCGACTTCTACGGGGCGATGGACGGCGCCTCGAAGTTCGTGCGCGGCGACGCCGTCGCGGCGATCGTCATCACCGCGGTGAACCTGCTCGGTGGCCTCGCCGTCGGCGTGCTCCAGCACCACGACTCGCTGTCGGCGGCCGTGTCGACCTACAGCCTGCTCTCGGTGGGCGACGGCCTCGTCTCGCAGATCCCCGCCCTCCTGCTGTCGCTGTCGACGGGGATCATCGTCACCCGGGCAGCCGGCGAGGACGACCTCGCGTCGAACGTCGTCGGTCAGCTCGCGCGCCACCGGCGCGTGGTGCGCACCGCGGCCGTGGTGATCGGCCTGCTCGCCCTCGTCCCCGGCCTGCCGACGCTGCCGTTCGCGCTCGTCGGCGTGGCGCTCTACCTCCTCGGCGGCCGCCTCCCGGCGGACCCGACCCCCGAGCAGCCCGTCCCGGCCGCGGCCCCCGCCCCGGCGTCCGACGACTCGCCGGGCCAGCTCGCCCGGCGCTCCAAGGTGCTGCCCCTCGAGCTCGAGCTCGGCGTGGAGCTCGTCGCCCTCGCCGATCGCGCCCGTGGCGGCGATCTGCTCGACCGGGTCCAGGCGCTGCGCCGCAACATGGTGGAGGAGATCGGCATCGTCATCCCGCCGGTGCACGCGCGGGACAACGACCGACTGGCGCCGAGCGAGTACGCCATCAAGGTCCACGGCGTCGTCGTCGGCACGGGGACGCTGCCACGGGGCAAGCTCCTCGCGCTCGGCGCGGGCCTCGGCCTCGTCCCCGGGGAGGAGACGCGCGACCCGGCCTTCGGCGGCCCGGCGAAGTGGATCGGCCCGGAGGTGCGCCACCGCGCCCTCGCCGCGGGGGCGACGGTCGTCGAGCGCTCGGCGGTCGTCACGACCCACCTCGCCGAGGTCGTGCGCCGCCACGCCGGGAGCCTGGTGTCGCGCCAGGACGTGCGGGTGCTCCTCGACGCCGTGAAGGCGGACCACCCCGCGGTCCTCGAGGAGCTCACCGCGGCCGGCCTCACCCTCGGCTCGGTCCAGGGCGTCCTGCGCGGGCTGCTCGACGAGGGCGTGCCGGTGCGGGACCTCGTGCGCATCCTCGAGGCGATCACCGACCAGGCCGCGAGCGCGCGAGACCCCGACAGCCTGCTCGAGGCGGCGCGCCTCGCGCTCGGGCCCACGATCGCGGCGTCGCTCGCCCGCCGAGGGGTGGTCTCGGCCATCACCCTCGAGCCCGTCCTCGAGCAGTCCCTCGTCGCCGCGCTGCAGGTCGGCGAGCGCGGGCGGGTCATCGCTCGCCCGGCCGAGGAGCTCGACGCCCTCGTCGCCGACATCGAGCGCCACGTCGGCGCCGCCGAGGGGCGTGGGAAGGAGCCGGTCCTCGTGTGCTCGAGCCGGCTGCGCCCGGCGCTGCGCCGGCTGCTGGCGGCGCGCCTGCCGCACCTGCCGGTGCTCGGGGCGTCGGAGATCGCGTCGCAGGTGTCCGTCGAGACGATCGGGGTGGTGAGCCGTGCCGAACCTGCTGCGGTTTGA
- the flgK gene encoding flagellar hook-associated protein FlgK — translation MSFLGLDIAASGIAADQAELDNAAENLANIDTPGYARTSVELSPLAPASSEGVGEGVLVGTVGQQTSPLYEAASLAARAQLAGANESASIASTLQSAFPEPGGTGLQAQLSQTWTDLASLATNPSSAAAAGSVVEDLHQVATTLNSTYAALAGTATQLASDLTGAGGLLAQVNDLLSQVGQLNVAIVAGTNGGLDTNALVDQRREALGKLADLVGVRTVANADGSVDVLAGGITLVAGASVAQLQATGSPSGADLAVETTSGAPVPAGGQVGALLTGVDETVPGLLSGLSGVADSLATALNALQSAGVSADGTPGPTSPAASGWSGPTLPPIFVDGGSTTAYTTGPASAASIAVSPQLLADPSLLATASGSATAGQPTIDATTAQQMAALGATAGGPDDRYGALVGAVGTAAASATSAAQAAQSLADAAAANLSSVEGVSTNDETIALLEAQQAYQATAHAINAMSTAFNDLLAVTT, via the coding sequence GTGAGCTTCCTCGGCCTCGACATCGCGGCGAGCGGGATCGCGGCGGACCAGGCGGAGCTCGACAACGCTGCGGAGAACCTCGCGAACATCGACACGCCGGGCTACGCGCGCACCTCGGTCGAGCTCTCCCCGCTCGCGCCGGCGAGCAGCGAGGGGGTGGGCGAGGGCGTCCTCGTCGGCACCGTCGGCCAGCAGACCTCCCCGCTCTACGAGGCAGCGAGCCTCGCCGCGCGCGCCCAGCTGGCCGGCGCGAACGAGTCGGCCTCGATCGCCTCGACGCTCCAGTCCGCCTTCCCCGAGCCCGGCGGCACGGGCCTGCAGGCGCAGCTCAGCCAGACCTGGACCGACCTCGCCAGCCTCGCGACGAACCCCTCGAGCGCCGCCGCGGCGGGCTCGGTCGTCGAGGACCTGCACCAGGTGGCGACGACGCTCAACAGCACCTACGCGGCGCTCGCCGGCACCGCGACCCAGCTCGCGAGCGACCTCACGGGAGCGGGCGGGCTGCTCGCCCAGGTGAACGACCTGCTCAGCCAGGTGGGCCAGCTGAACGTCGCGATCGTCGCCGGCACGAACGGCGGGCTGGACACCAACGCGCTCGTCGACCAGCGCCGCGAGGCGCTCGGCAAGCTGGCCGACCTCGTCGGCGTCCGCACCGTTGCGAACGCCGACGGCTCGGTGGACGTGCTCGCCGGGGGGATCACCCTCGTCGCCGGGGCGTCGGTCGCCCAGCTGCAGGCGACGGGGTCGCCGAGCGGCGCCGACCTCGCCGTCGAGACGACCTCGGGCGCGCCGGTGCCGGCGGGCGGGCAGGTCGGGGCGCTGCTCACCGGCGTCGACGAGACGGTCCCGGGCCTGCTCTCCGGGCTCTCGGGCGTCGCCGACTCCCTCGCCACGGCGCTCAACGCGCTGCAGTCCGCCGGCGTGTCCGCCGACGGGACGCCGGGGCCGACCTCGCCGGCCGCGTCCGGCTGGAGCGGGCCGACGCTGCCGCCGATCTTCGTCGACGGCGGCTCGACGACCGCCTACACCACCGGCCCCGCCTCCGCGGCGTCGATCGCCGTGAGCCCGCAGCTGCTCGCGGACCCGAGCCTGCTCGCGACCGCCTCGGGCAGCGCGACGGCCGGCCAGCCGACGATCGACGCCACCACCGCGCAGCAGATGGCGGCCCTCGGCGCCACGGCGGGCGGCCCCGACGACCGCTACGGCGCCCTCGTCGGCGCCGTCGGCACGGCAGCGGCGAGCGCCACCAGCGCCGCGCAGGCCGCGCAGTCGCTCGCCGACGCGGCGGCGGCCAACCTCTCGAGCGTCGAGGGGGTGTCGACGAACGACGAGACCATCGCGCTGCTCGAGGCGCAGCAGGCCTACCAGGCGACGGCGCACGCGATCAACGCGATGAGCACGGCGTTCAACGACCTCCTGGCGGTGACGACCTGA
- a CDS encoding flagellar assembly protein FliW, protein MTELRTLEAMELTFPAGMPGIPGARRFALRPLGGGGLNVFGCLTSLEPIRLAGGEQVVSFLVAAPGLLWPDYRVEVDDGTQALLEIAAPDEAAALVLVDLHEDVGSSTANLFAPIIVNRRLALAAQLVPARTEEEVGWPIEAPITVLAGR, encoded by the coding sequence GTGACCGAGCTGCGCACCCTCGAGGCGATGGAGCTCACCTTCCCCGCCGGCATGCCCGGCATCCCCGGCGCCCGGCGCTTCGCCCTGCGCCCGCTCGGCGGCGGCGGCCTGAACGTCTTCGGCTGCCTCACGAGCCTCGAGCCGATCCGCCTCGCCGGCGGCGAGCAGGTGGTCTCCTTCCTCGTCGCCGCGCCGGGGCTGCTGTGGCCCGACTACCGCGTCGAGGTGGACGACGGCACCCAGGCGCTGCTCGAGATCGCCGCGCCCGACGAGGCCGCTGCCCTCGTGCTCGTCGACCTGCACGAGGACGTCGGCTCCTCGACGGCGAACCTGTTCGCCCCGATCATCGTCAACCGCCGCCTCGCACTGGCCGCGCAGCTCGTGCCCGCTCGCACCGAGGAGGAGGTCGGCTGGCCGATCGAGGCGCCGATCACCGTGCTCGCCGGACGGTGA
- a CDS encoding carbon storage regulator, producing the protein MLTVTRAVGERIFIGDDIVVEVRAVLDSKQVRIAIEAPRQVPIRRAEIVDAVSRANLRSLAATGDAAALAAALEPGAQRSSASSSESGSSNHSS; encoded by the coding sequence GTGCTGACCGTGACGCGAGCCGTCGGCGAGCGCATCTTCATCGGCGACGACATCGTCGTCGAGGTGCGCGCCGTGCTCGACTCCAAGCAGGTGCGCATCGCGATCGAGGCGCCCCGCCAGGTGCCGATCCGGCGGGCCGAGATCGTCGACGCCGTCTCGAGGGCGAACCTGCGCTCGCTCGCCGCGACGGGCGACGCCGCCGCCCTCGCCGCGGCCCTCGAGCCGGGTGCTCAGCGCAGCTCGGCCTCGAGCAGCGAGAGCGGGTCCTCGAACCACTCCTCGTAG